TTCGCCGAGGGACACGTGCTCATCGAGGGAGTGCCAGGAACCGGAAAGACGCTGTTGGTTCGCTGTCTGGCATCGGCGCTGGGAGTCGACACGAAGCGCGTCCAGTTCACGCCGGACTTGATGCCGTCCGATATCACGGGAACGCGGATCCTGGTAGACGACGACTCCGGCGGAAGGCGCTTCGAGTTCCAGCCCGGGCCCGTCTTCACCAATATCCTCTTAGCGGACGAGGTGAATCGCGCCACGCCGAGGACCCAGTCGGCGCTGCTGCAAGCGATGCAGGAGCGAAACGTCACGGAAGGGGACACGACACGGGCTCTGCCCGCTCCGTTTCTCGTGCTCGCCACTCAGAACCCCCTGGAGATGGAGGGAACCTATCCGCTGCCTGAAGCCCAGCTCGATCGGTTCCAGCTAAAGGT
The Candidatus Poribacteria bacterium DNA segment above includes these coding regions:
- a CDS encoding AAA family ATPase, giving the protein MTLDVAAEARAFREGVAELRRAIEAVVVGQTDAVEHVVVALFAEGHVLIEGVPGTGKTLLVRCLASALGVDTKRVQFTPDLMPSDITGTRILVDDDSGGRRFEFQPGPVFTNILLADEVNRATPRTQSALLQAMQERNVTEGDTTRALPAPFLVLATQNPLEMEGTYPLPEAQLDRFQLKV